In Chryseobacterium gleum, a single genomic region encodes these proteins:
- a CDS encoding DUF4403 family protein codes for MKFFKILFLVTWISAFGQTGVDNQLAAYNFPKIKSSITMPVTIPLSELSNMINASVKDLVYQDDSYTDNNNDQFKVKVWKTRPIRLVGGTNQNLLIEVPLKIWAEKGIGTLGVYTYQNTTFETVMSFNTTVTFKNNWTITTNTRPNGFRWVTKPVLDYGRIQIPITPLVEKSLKEQQEKFCKTIDQQMATQLNFQQYALMAWNTFLQPFNISEEYNTWLKVSPVGVNITPLKFYGNQINATLGVDIYSETFTGSKPAASSPVTSVANFNTTPAVADKFILQTTANIPFTEASNMARKTFLNKEFDVRDSKVKVTDIRVYGVDNRVVIEAQTDGYIKGTSIISGIPVYDETKRKIVLSETKFKLKTNNILQKTASLLFQGKIVKMIEEEYGIPTQELEENSKKSIEETFNKEYYKGLKMNGKVFNLKPSKILLSNTGITAVIDTNASLKLLVNGF; via the coding sequence TTGAAATTTTTCAAAATATTATTTTTAGTAACATGGATCAGCGCTTTTGGTCAGACAGGCGTTGATAACCAGTTGGCGGCTTACAACTTTCCAAAGATAAAGTCCAGTATCACAATGCCTGTGACCATCCCTCTTTCTGAGTTGAGCAATATGATCAATGCTTCTGTGAAAGATCTTGTTTATCAGGATGACTCTTATACAGACAATAATAATGATCAGTTTAAGGTAAAAGTCTGGAAAACAAGACCTATCCGCCTGGTAGGTGGAACAAACCAGAATTTACTGATTGAGGTTCCTTTAAAAATATGGGCAGAAAAAGGAATTGGTACATTAGGAGTATACACGTATCAGAATACCACTTTTGAAACGGTAATGTCTTTCAATACAACAGTTACTTTTAAAAATAACTGGACCATTACTACAAACACCCGTCCCAATGGCTTCAGATGGGTAACCAAACCTGTTCTTGATTATGGAAGAATACAGATTCCTATTACCCCTCTGGTTGAAAAAAGCTTAAAAGAGCAACAGGAGAAATTCTGCAAAACAATAGATCAGCAAATGGCAACACAACTGAACTTCCAGCAATACGCCCTAATGGCCTGGAATACTTTTCTGCAGCCTTTCAATATCTCTGAAGAATACAATACATGGCTGAAAGTAAGCCCGGTAGGAGTTAATATTACCCCTCTGAAATTTTATGGAAATCAGATCAACGCTACGCTTGGTGTTGATATCTATTCCGAAACTTTCACCGGAAGTAAACCGGCTGCCTCTTCCCCGGTAACCAGCGTTGCCAATTTTAATACAACACCTGCTGTTGCAGATAAGTTTATCTTGCAGACCACAGCCAATATTCCTTTTACAGAAGCAAGTAATATGGCCAGAAAAACTTTCCTGAACAAAGAATTTGACGTACGTGATTCTAAAGTAAAAGTAACGGACATCAGAGTTTATGGTGTAGATAACAGAGTGGTCATTGAAGCTCAAACAGATGGCTACATAAAAGGAACGTCCATTATTTCAGGAATTCCGGTGTATGATGAAACGAAAAGAAAAATTGTTTTATCAGAAACGAAATTTAAGCTGAAAACCAACAATATTCTGCAGAAAACGGCTTCTCTTCTGTTCCAGGGAAAAATTGTAAAAATGATTGAGGAAGAATATGGCATCCCAACCCAGGAATTGGAAGAAAATTCGAAAAAAAGTATCGAAGAAACCTTTAATAAGGAGTATTATAAAGGCTTAAAAATGAATGGCAAAGTTTTCAATCTTAAACCTAGTAAAATTTTACTCAGCAATACAGGTATCACTGCCGTTATTGATACGAATGCTTCATTAAAACTCCTCGTCAACGGATTTTAA
- a CDS encoding RDD family protein yields MRKYLIVVDRHKASTGTRFLNYFLDRIFIQFIFYTFFFAFTLFYTIVFGEVIYEEDLDNDTSVAISIIISYFFVYFSYFFFMEYYLGKTVAKYITGTKVISIDGNPPTPLQIVGRIFYRMVPFNSLSFFGENGWHDKWSETRVINIKNYQAEIQAKREIEDLGKKEIA; encoded by the coding sequence ATGAGAAAATATTTAATTGTTGTTGATAGACATAAAGCGTCTACCGGTACAAGATTTCTTAATTATTTTCTGGATAGGATCTTTATTCAGTTTATATTTTACACATTCTTCTTCGCCTTTACATTGTTTTATACTATTGTTTTTGGAGAAGTGATTTATGAAGAAGATCTTGATAATGATACAAGTGTGGCCATTTCCATTATTATTTCTTACTTTTTTGTCTATTTCTCCTATTTCTTTTTCATGGAATATTATTTGGGAAAGACCGTTGCAAAATATATTACCGGAACAAAAGTCATCAGTATAGATGGAAATCCTCCCACACCATTACAAATAGTAGGGCGTATTTTTTACCGAATGGTGCCTTTCAATTCTCTTTCTTTTTTCGGAGAAAACGGCTGGCACGATAAATGGAGTGAAACAAGAGTAATTAACATAAAAAATTATCAGGCTGAAATTCAAGCAAAAAGAGAAATTGAGGATCTTGGAAAGAAAGAAATTGCTTAA
- a CDS encoding CPBP family intramembrane glutamic endopeptidase — protein sequence MKKLILFFLISFVLAVLNGYFFNYINDTYLHFDVNYNKSQNISKNELNFIAIFIAPLIETFIFQYLPYLILSKWIRLDNKAFCILIMSTIFASMHYYNWLYIVMTFFGGIILNNFYIYYHKHIPKYSFVLTVLFHALFNLYGFLFIM from the coding sequence ATGAAAAAGTTAATCCTCTTCTTTCTGATTTCTTTTGTCTTGGCAGTTCTTAATGGGTATTTTTTCAATTATATTAATGACACCTACTTACATTTTGATGTCAATTACAATAAGTCTCAAAATATCTCAAAAAATGAATTAAACTTTATTGCCATATTCATTGCCCCACTTATTGAAACTTTTATATTTCAGTATCTCCCCTATTTGATTTTAAGCAAATGGATAAGGCTCGACAATAAAGCATTTTGCATCCTTATTATGAGTACCATTTTCGCATCAATGCATTATTATAACTGGCTCTACATCGTAATGACATTCTTTGGAGGCATTATTTTAAATAACTTTTATATTTATTACCATAAACACATTCCTAAATACAGTTTTGTTCTAACGGTACTCTTCCACGCATTATTCAATCTTTATGGCTTTTTATTTATAATGTGA
- a CDS encoding YMGG-like glycine zipper-containing protein, producing the protein MRKIVLAGFLSVFLMTACKKDDSVAEKSLEAQKLEFQARQLEIEKQKLAIEKEKMVYEAQKKADSISESKAKVAAANNSRPKVIRETRTIYRDRSSNSGSGGSNGTYANNGSGTSQGTTQKKGWSKAAKGTVIGTVGGAAVGALVAKKNRGLGAVIGGVVGGATGYTIGRSQDRKDGRVQPR; encoded by the coding sequence ATGAGAAAGATAGTATTAGCAGGTTTTTTATCAGTCTTTTTAATGACAGCCTGCAAGAAAGATGACAGCGTTGCTGAAAAATCACTGGAAGCACAGAAGCTTGAATTTCAGGCCAGACAGCTGGAAATAGAAAAACAAAAGCTGGCTATTGAAAAAGAAAAAATGGTATATGAAGCTCAGAAAAAAGCAGATAGTATATCAGAAAGCAAAGCCAAAGTTGCTGCTGCAAATAATTCAAGACCAAAAGTGATCAGAGAAACACGAACTATATACAGAGACAGAAGTTCAAATTCCGGATCAGGAGGCAGTAACGGTACTTATGCCAATAACGGAAGTGGCACTTCACAGGGAACTACTCAGAAAAAAGGATGGAGCAAAGCTGCTAAGGGAACCGTCATAGGGACTGTAGGTGGCGCTGCTGTCGGAGCTCTTGTTGCTAAGAAAAACAGAGGACTAGGTGCTGTAATTGGTGGTGTTGTAGGTGGTGCTACAGGATATACTATTGGTAGATCTCAGGATAGAAAAGACGGAAGGGTACAACCTCGTTAA
- a CDS encoding LIC_10190 family membrane protein, producing the protein MLLILFSSIFIIPVLMGWGEIIENLSGILFRGITGKILSGILIISLTWTIVSFFFPLNVYVESVSIFFGLFIFFRNKLYLELYHFSKKDFRLIGIASLLTLFAGSFYPYILDHFGYYIPTLKWLTEHGLIKGISNVDLTLGQMSVWHIFQAGFSNFSDPFLRINTVLLIIYVLYIVERKNWIHLCFLPVLLLFSQSPSPDLPCIIFSLIILNELIAGNKNTTLLFAFSTFVFAIKPTMIWLPVLVFLSSVFIFKNNFKQLLLGTPILFLFFLKNLWTFGYPIFPVAIGDLGLFWKPNPEVLKISSEFAVMKTYDMQYTYKEIQQFSTVDHIKNWFSLDGIKSKINILFVLSLVIFILFTVIKKRKLITFICISILIKSIFILAFSAQYRFFLDVFFVIFFVMLYEYFDQKKSIVVFSALSLLFVSILSYPEFVRKYIPGFRAGSFMAGFEKEQLYKPLNYKYEKFNTFKVGNFNFNVVHKYPYSFDTPIPAITPSYLFDDAKAGIFPQLSDKNDVKKGFIWKKMSQDEKREVQKIINTIKNTYKQN; encoded by the coding sequence ATGTTACTGATTCTGTTTTCTTCAATTTTCATTATCCCGGTCTTAATGGGCTGGGGGGAAATCATAGAAAATTTATCGGGGATTTTATTTCGTGGAATCACCGGTAAAATCCTGTCCGGAATTCTCATAATAAGCCTTACATGGACAATTGTCTCTTTCTTTTTTCCATTGAATGTTTATGTAGAATCAGTTTCAATATTCTTTGGGTTATTCATTTTCTTTAGAAATAAACTCTACCTGGAGCTTTATCATTTTTCAAAAAAAGACTTTAGATTGATTGGGATTGCAAGTCTCCTTACCCTATTTGCCGGTTCCTTTTATCCTTATATATTGGATCATTTTGGATATTATATTCCTACGTTAAAATGGCTCACAGAACATGGACTGATAAAGGGAATTTCCAATGTAGACCTCACCTTAGGACAGATGTCTGTCTGGCATATTTTTCAGGCCGGATTTTCAAATTTTTCAGATCCCTTTTTAAGGATTAACACAGTCCTACTGATCATTTATGTATTGTATATTGTTGAAAGAAAAAACTGGATTCATCTTTGTTTTCTTCCGGTTCTGCTACTGTTTTCACAATCTCCAAGCCCAGACCTTCCCTGTATTATTTTTTCATTGATTATTTTAAATGAACTCATAGCAGGTAATAAAAATACCACTCTCCTTTTTGCCTTTTCAACATTTGTTTTCGCAATAAAGCCAACGATGATATGGCTGCCAGTTCTGGTTTTCTTAAGCTCTGTTTTTATTTTTAAGAATAATTTCAAACAGCTTCTTTTAGGCACCCCCATTCTTTTTTTATTTTTTCTTAAAAATCTATGGACATTCGGATACCCTATCTTTCCCGTAGCCATAGGTGATTTAGGACTATTCTGGAAACCCAATCCGGAAGTGTTAAAAATATCTTCAGAATTTGCCGTCATGAAAACCTATGATATGCAATATACTTATAAAGAAATTCAACAATTTTCTACCGTTGATCATATTAAAAACTGGTTTTCTCTTGACGGGATTAAATCAAAAATCAATATCCTTTTTGTTCTGAGCCTGGTTATTTTCATACTATTTACAGTGATAAAAAAGCGAAAGCTCATTACCTTCATCTGCATTTCAATATTGATAAAAAGTATTTTTATTTTGGCTTTTTCAGCCCAATACAGATTTTTTCTGGATGTTTTTTTTGTGATATTCTTTGTCATGTTATACGAATATTTTGATCAAAAAAAATCCATCGTTGTTTTCTCTGCGCTCAGCTTGCTTTTTGTTTCCATCTTATCGTATCCGGAATTTGTCCGGAAATATATACCAGGTTTCCGGGCCGGAAGTTTTATGGCAGGATTTGAAAAAGAACAGCTTTATAAACCTTTAAACTACAAATACGAAAAGTTTAACACCTTTAAAGTAGGGAATTTCAATTTTAATGTCGTCCATAAGTATCCTTATAGTTTTGATACTCCTATTCCAGCTATAACACCTTCTTATCTTTTTGATGATGCAAAAGCAGGAATTTTTCCACAGCTTTCAGACAAGAATGATGTTAAGAAAGGATTTATCTGGAAAAAAATGTCTCAAGATGAAAAAAGAGAAGTCCAAAAGATTATCAATACTATCAAAAACACATATAAACAGAACTAA
- the aroC gene encoding chorismate synthase yields the protein MFNTLGNLLSLTTFGESHGVAYGGIINNFPAGLTVDLDKVQYELNRRKPGQSAIVTQRKESDTVKFLSGIFDGKTTGTPIGFIIENENQKSKDYDHIAGAYRPSHADFTYDQKFGFRDHRGGGKSSARETMNWVVAGALAKQLLPDIEINAYVSSVGDIFCEKPYQALDFSQTESNDVRCPDAETAEKMIARIKEIKKEGNTIGGTITCVIKNVPVGIGEPIFSKLQAELAKAMLNINACKGFEYGSGFCGAKMTGKEHNDAFNTDFTTKSNLSGGIQGGISNGMDIYFRVAFKPVATILRPQDSIDKDGNPVVVEGKGRHDPCVVPRAVPVVESLAAFVLADLFLINKTRNINNF from the coding sequence ATGTTCAATACATTAGGTAATCTTCTTAGTCTTACAACATTTGGAGAAAGTCACGGAGTGGCTTATGGCGGTATCATCAATAATTTTCCGGCAGGTTTAACGGTAGATCTCGATAAGGTTCAATATGAACTGAACCGAAGAAAACCCGGCCAGTCAGCAATTGTTACACAAAGAAAAGAAAGTGACACAGTAAAGTTTCTTTCAGGAATCTTTGATGGGAAAACAACAGGTACTCCAATCGGTTTTATCATTGAAAATGAAAATCAGAAATCAAAGGATTATGACCATATTGCAGGTGCATATCGTCCAAGTCATGCTGATTTTACTTATGATCAGAAATTTGGTTTCAGAGACCATCGCGGCGGAGGAAAATCTTCTGCCAGAGAAACCATGAACTGGGTAGTTGCTGGAGCTCTTGCCAAGCAGCTTTTACCAGATATTGAGATCAACGCTTACGTTTCTTCCGTAGGAGATATTTTCTGTGAAAAACCTTATCAGGCATTAGATTTTTCTCAGACAGAAAGCAATGATGTCCGTTGCCCGGATGCTGAAACGGCGGAAAAGATGATTGCAAGAATCAAAGAGATTAAAAAAGAAGGGAATACTATCGGAGGAACAATTACATGTGTAATTAAAAATGTTCCTGTCGGAATCGGTGAACCTATCTTTTCAAAACTTCAGGCCGAACTGGCAAAAGCAATGCTGAACATCAATGCCTGCAAAGGTTTTGAATATGGAAGCGGCTTCTGCGGAGCTAAAATGACAGGTAAGGAACATAATGATGCCTTCAATACAGATTTTACTACAAAATCTAACCTTTCAGGAGGGATCCAGGGTGGAATTTCCAACGGAATGGATATCTACTTCCGTGTAGCCTTCAAACCTGTAGCCACGATTCTGAGACCTCAGGACAGTATCGACAAGGATGGAAATCCTGTAGTGGTAGAAGGAAAAGGACGTCACGATCCTTGTGTAGTTCCAAGAGCGGTACCTGTGGTGGAAAGCCTTGCGGCTTTTGTATTGGCAGATCTGTTCCTGATCAACAAAACAAGAAATATCAATAATTTTTAA
- a CDS encoding thioredoxin family protein, translating into MKNYWDKGISFEEYLQIAKERLEHPANQQEADYKQYYELGLQRMDRTVKKYVPDEDQLKELAAKNFDGKILIISEAWCGDASATVPAVFRFFEGHNEVRVFLRDSDKSLINQFLTNGTESIPKVLILDKDLNVKNSWGPRPKYGYELLMKYKADPEAYPKDTFYNDLQIYYAKNRGKDAVQEILDLL; encoded by the coding sequence ATGAAAAATTACTGGGATAAAGGAATTTCTTTTGAAGAATATCTTCAGATTGCAAAAGAAAGATTAGAGCATCCTGCCAACCAACAGGAAGCTGACTATAAACAATACTATGAACTGGGTCTTCAAAGAATGGACAGAACAGTAAAAAAATACGTTCCGGATGAAGATCAGCTGAAAGAACTTGCTGCCAAAAACTTTGACGGAAAGATTTTAATCATTTCCGAAGCATGGTGTGGAGATGCAAGCGCAACCGTTCCGGCTGTTTTCAGATTTTTTGAAGGGCATAATGAAGTAAGGGTTTTTCTTAGAGACAGCGATAAGAGTTTAATCAATCAGTTTCTGACCAATGGCACGGAATCTATTCCTAAAGTCCTTATCCTGGATAAAGACCTGAATGTAAAAAATTCATGGGGGCCACGTCCAAAATACGGATATGAACTTTTGATGAAATATAAAGCTGATCCTGAAGCATATCCAAAAGACACGTTCTATAATGATCTGCAGATATATTACGCTAAAAACAGAGGAAAAGATGCTGTTCAGGAAATTTTAGATCTGCTATAA
- a CDS encoding TlpA family protein disulfide reductase: MKKNIIYLVLIVVIAGIALIPGVRNFLKDTFFPVATIENAVHISEEDYDIELKGINAPSTNLKNFKDKGIFLNFWGTWCPPCRKEWPSIQKLYNSRKDHVDFVLIAMNDKEEDVRKFLKENNYTVPVYIAQSPISEKILPKVFPTTFLLDKHGRILIKEDATKDWDTETVHQFIDNIIK; the protein is encoded by the coding sequence ATGAAAAAAAATATCATTTATCTTGTATTAATCGTCGTTATCGCCGGTATTGCTTTAATACCCGGAGTAAGAAATTTTCTAAAGGATACATTCTTTCCCGTTGCAACTATTGAAAATGCAGTACATATAAGTGAAGAAGATTATGATATAGAGCTCAAAGGCATTAATGCACCCAGCACAAACCTGAAAAACTTTAAAGACAAAGGTATATTCCTTAACTTCTGGGGAACCTGGTGTCCGCCCTGCAGAAAAGAGTGGCCTTCTATTCAGAAATTGTATAACTCCAGAAAAGATCATGTAGATTTTGTACTGATTGCGATGAATGATAAAGAAGAAGATGTAAGAAAATTTTTGAAAGAAAATAATTATACTGTTCCTGTATATATTGCACAAAGCCCGATTTCTGAGAAAATTCTTCCTAAGGTGTTTCCTACCACTTTCCTGCTGGATAAGCATGGAAGAATCCTTATTAAGGAGGATGCTACAAAAGATTGGGACACAGAGACTGTGCATCAGTTCATTGACAATATTATCAAATAA
- a CDS encoding YkvA family protein: MKYSKLNLAKEAINHKGFVKKIPDIFRMVRMWRKGIYPMKSIDIILPLLGILYVISPIDLLPEFAIPVLGVMDDLAVLSLTIPKLIKEVDKFLLWEAEQKYRGTQVIDAEIIK; this comes from the coding sequence ATGAAGTATTCAAAATTAAATCTTGCAAAGGAAGCTATCAACCACAAGGGTTTTGTAAAAAAAATCCCTGATATTTTCAGAATGGTCAGAATGTGGAGAAAAGGAATTTATCCCATGAAATCCATAGACATTATTCTTCCCTTACTAGGAATTTTATACGTCATCTCTCCTATCGACCTGCTTCCTGAATTTGCCATACCGGTACTTGGCGTAATGGACGATCTGGCAGTATTGTCACTTACCATTCCCAAGCTCATCAAAGAGGTTGACAAGTTTTTGTTATGGGAAGCCGAGCAAAAATACAGAGGCACTCAAGTTATTGATGCCGAAATCATAAAATAA